Proteins encoded together in one Verrucomicrobiota bacterium window:
- a CDS encoding NAD(P)/FAD-dependent oxidoreductase gives MPLDRLKGIKDEYDVIVIGSGLGGLTAANTLAKAGHSVLVLEHHYQLGGLATWFKRPRGHIFDISLHGFPHGMLKSCRKYWTKEIADSIVQLRDVRFINPQFDVWTTFARDDFSRILEEEFKISRSTVEAFFEHLRAMNFYDQDNRTTGELFEEFFPGRSDVKRLLMEPIAYANGSSEEDPAITFGIVFSNFMSKGVFTFQGGTDVLVGKMEEELKANGVDIRKKVLVEKIEVEEVAGKPVVRGVTANGRFIPAKAVVSNANVKNTTLRLVGDEYLDDEYADAVRGVRVNTSSCQVYMGLRKGESIENIGDLVFTSEAEKFSSDELTDINTTSRTFSVYYPDMRPHLDPPRYSVVASLNAKWSDWSDLDEKAYQIEKDRLCEESILSLEKYLPGIRDKLDHVEAATPRTVNHYTRHIGGTSFGTKFEGLQVSMDLPEKVPGLYHAGSVGIIMSGWLGTINYGVIVSSKVDRFLGSNSKPAVVAK, from the coding sequence CTAACACACTGGCGAAGGCTGGGCATTCGGTTTTAGTCTTGGAGCATCATTACCAGCTGGGTGGCCTCGCTACTTGGTTTAAACGTCCCAGAGGTCACATCTTCGACATTTCGCTTCATGGCTTTCCTCACGGGATGCTGAAGTCCTGCCGTAAATATTGGACCAAGGAGATCGCGGATTCGATCGTCCAGCTAAGGGACGTGAGGTTTATTAATCCCCAGTTTGACGTCTGGACAACGTTTGCCCGGGACGACTTCAGTCGAATTCTGGAAGAGGAGTTCAAGATTTCCCGATCTACGGTTGAGGCTTTCTTTGAGCACCTGAGGGCGATGAACTTTTATGATCAGGACAATCGGACTACCGGCGAGTTGTTTGAGGAATTTTTCCCAGGGCGTTCAGATGTAAAACGTTTGCTGATGGAACCGATTGCCTATGCGAACGGTTCTTCGGAAGAAGATCCGGCGATTACTTTTGGAATCGTTTTCTCGAATTTCATGAGTAAAGGGGTGTTTACCTTTCAAGGTGGCACCGACGTTCTTGTTGGAAAGATGGAAGAGGAGCTTAAGGCCAATGGCGTTGATATTCGGAAGAAGGTTTTAGTTGAGAAAATTGAAGTAGAGGAAGTAGCCGGGAAGCCTGTTGTCAGGGGTGTGACTGCAAACGGTAGATTCATTCCAGCAAAAGCCGTTGTTTCCAATGCCAACGTCAAGAACACCACGCTGCGTTTGGTGGGGGATGAGTATCTGGATGACGAATACGCGGATGCGGTTCGCGGAGTCCGGGTCAACACGAGTTCCTGTCAGGTCTACATGGGCTTACGGAAGGGCGAATCTATTGAGAACATCGGGGACCTTGTTTTCACCTCCGAAGCTGAAAAGTTTTCGAGCGATGAACTGACGGATATCAACACGACTAGTCGGACTTTCTCAGTCTATTATCCGGACATGCGTCCACATTTGGATCCTCCTCGCTATTCGGTGGTTGCCTCTCTCAATGCAAAGTGGTCGGATTGGTCAGATCTCGACGAGAAAGCCTACCAAATCGAGAAGGACCGTTTGTGCGAGGAGTCCATCCTGTCTTTGGAAAAGTATCTTCCGGGAATCCGGGATAAGCTGGACCATGTGGAGGCGGCAACCCCTCGAACCGTGAACCATTACACCCGACATATCGGAGGCACCTCCTTTGGCACAAAATTTGAAGGACTTCAGGTATCAATGGACCTCCCTGAGAAAGTGCCTGGCCTGTATCATGCCGGAAGCGTCGGAATCATCATGTCCGGTTGGCTCGGAACCATCAATTACGGGGTGATCGTGTCGAGTAAGGTCGATCGATTCTTGGGAAGTAACTCAAAACCTGCAGTCGTGGCTAAATAG
- a CDS encoding ATP-binding protein, with protein MLIRRQIEEELRRVLEEYPVVTVLGPRQAGKTTLVRTALEDYPYSNLEDPETREIARNDPKAYLKQFSEKVIIDEIQRAPELLSYIQVEVDSVSENGRFVLTGSHQLSLREAISQSLAGRTAILNLLPFSINELRSDGIEFERFEDYCFTGFMPRIYEKKQRPSTAYANYYQTYVERDVRQLINLKDASLFEKTLKLLAGRTGQIFDYSSLANDVGVDAKTIRNWTSILEASFILFKLPPYFENFGKRIIKSPKYFFTDVGLLCYLLGIREPQQVTRDPLVGQIFENMAVIDYLKNHYNKGRVAGLYYFRDSNGNEVDLLIQLGRSLQAIEIKAAATFKIEHLKGISRFKDLTDKVCSSYLIYSGKAHQLSESIEAIHFKDIGSLP; from the coding sequence ATGCTGATTCGGCGGCAAATAGAAGAGGAACTGCGAAGGGTGCTCGAAGAGTATCCTGTAGTAACCGTTCTTGGGCCACGACAGGCGGGAAAGACTACTCTGGTTAGAACAGCACTCGAAGATTACCCATATTCTAATTTGGAAGACCCAGAAACCCGTGAAATCGCTCGAAACGACCCTAAAGCCTATCTGAAGCAATTTTCAGAGAAAGTCATTATTGACGAAATCCAGCGTGCTCCAGAGTTACTGAGTTACATTCAAGTTGAAGTCGATTCCGTATCGGAAAATGGCCGTTTCGTTCTTACGGGTTCACATCAACTCAGCCTGCGGGAGGCGATTTCGCAGTCACTTGCCGGTCGAACCGCCATCCTGAATCTACTGCCTTTTTCTATCAATGAACTACGCAGTGATGGAATCGAATTCGAACGCTTCGAAGACTACTGTTTCACTGGCTTTATGCCGCGCATTTATGAGAAAAAACAGCGACCGAGCACAGCCTACGCGAACTACTATCAGACTTATGTCGAACGTGACGTCCGTCAGCTGATCAATCTCAAGGATGCCAGCCTCTTTGAAAAAACACTAAAGTTACTTGCTGGAAGAACGGGTCAGATCTTTGACTACAGCTCCCTGGCCAACGATGTGGGTGTCGATGCAAAGACAATACGGAACTGGACCTCTATCCTCGAAGCTTCGTTCATCCTCTTTAAGCTACCGCCGTACTTTGAGAACTTCGGGAAACGGATAATCAAAAGTCCGAAGTATTTTTTTACGGATGTTGGCTTGCTCTGCTACCTATTAGGCATACGCGAGCCCCAACAGGTGACACGCGACCCGTTGGTTGGCCAAATCTTTGAGAACATGGCTGTCATTGATTATCTGAAAAACCATTACAACAAAGGCCGGGTAGCCGGGCTTTACTACTTCAGAGATAGCAATGGCAATGAAGTCGATCTCTTAATTCAATTAGGCCGATCCCTTCAGGCAATCGAGATCAAAGCTGCAGCTACATTCAAAATAGAGCACCTCAAAGGAATCAGTAGATTTAAGGATCTCACAGACAAAGTCTGTTCAAGCTACTTAATCTACTCAGGCAAGGCCCATCAACTCAGTGAGTCCATTGAAGCGATCCATTTTAAAGACATTGGATCACTCCCATAA
- a CDS encoding sugar phosphate nucleotidyltransferase: protein MKPTLVILAAGMGSRYGGLKQIDAMGPSGEIMLDYSVTDASAAGFRKVVFVIRRDIESAFREVVGDRFLSQVEVEYVFQDLGDLPPDFSVPKDRVKPWGTAHAVRAARSLINEPFAVINADDFYGREAYQTLADWLIEQDPGQIAAAMVSYPLGNTLSDFGVVNRGICSVEHHLLQRIEEFEEISRDEDQILRGTPPHQPRIELDENASVSLNFWGFTPAVFPLLEQDFKDFLTERSKDPKSEWYLPEAVDRWIRSGLVQCPVLESNSQWFGVTYPEDKERVQIHLRRLTER from the coding sequence GTGAAACCGACTCTTGTCATTCTCGCGGCTGGAATGGGAAGCCGCTATGGTGGACTCAAACAAATCGACGCAATGGGTCCCAGTGGCGAGATCATGCTCGACTATTCCGTAACCGACGCCTCAGCCGCTGGTTTCCGCAAAGTTGTCTTTGTTATCCGAAGGGACATTGAATCGGCTTTCCGCGAAGTTGTCGGAGATCGTTTTCTCTCTCAGGTAGAGGTTGAATATGTGTTCCAGGATCTAGGCGATCTTCCCCCTGATTTTTCCGTCCCGAAGGACCGGGTGAAGCCATGGGGAACGGCCCATGCGGTCCGAGCCGCGCGCTCCCTCATCAATGAGCCTTTCGCCGTGATCAACGCTGATGATTTTTACGGGAGGGAAGCCTACCAGACGCTCGCCGACTGGCTCATCGAACAAGATCCCGGCCAGATCGCAGCCGCGATGGTCTCCTACCCTCTCGGCAACACTCTCTCAGACTTTGGGGTCGTCAATCGTGGGATTTGCTCCGTTGAACATCATCTTCTTCAACGAATTGAGGAGTTCGAAGAAATCAGTCGGGACGAGGACCAAATTCTCCGGGGAACCCCACCCCATCAACCGCGAATAGAACTGGATGAAAACGCTTCTGTCTCCCTGAATTTTTGGGGATTCACCCCGGCTGTGTTCCCACTCCTTGAGCAGGATTTTAAGGATTTTCTAACCGAAAGATCGAAGGACCCCAAATCGGAATGGTATCTGCCAGAAGCTGTGGATCGTTGGATCCGTTCAGGCCTGGTTCAATGCCCTGTCCTTGAAAGTAATAGTCAATGGTTCGGCGTAACCTATCCAGAAGACAAGGAGCGAGTCCAAATACACCTTCGCCGATTGACTGAACGGTAG
- the glyA gene encoding serine hydroxymethyltransferase, with protein sequence MSRDTDTSIPTLSSESLANLDPELYHVLVEERERQQCHIELIASENFTLPAVIEATGSVLTNKYAEGYPGRRYYGGCDVVDRAETFAIERAKKLFGADHANVQPHAGSQANAAVYLASLDAGDRILTMNLSDGGHLTHGHPMNFSGKLYTVENYGVEPETGRIDYDKVAARAKEFQPKMITVGASAYAREIDFGRMGEIARENGALLLADIAHIAGLVAAGEHPSPVPHADFVTTTTHKTLRGPRGGLILCKEEWAKKIDSAVFPGTQGGPLMHVIAAKAVCFGEAMKDEFKAYQAEVKANAKTLAAFLADNGHTLVSGGTDNHLCLIDLRGTDPELTGKIAQNRLDEANITTNRNTVPGETRSPFQTSGLRLGTPAVTSRGMGEEEMIAIGGAIDTVLRAPDSSDAVREAKEIALELCSRFPLPYGGSS encoded by the coding sequence ATGAGCAGAGATACCGACACTTCTATTCCCACTCTATCGTCTGAGTCGCTGGCAAACCTGGACCCAGAGCTTTACCACGTCCTCGTAGAGGAACGTGAGCGGCAACAGTGCCACATTGAGCTAATTGCATCAGAAAACTTTACTCTGCCGGCGGTAATCGAGGCGACCGGAAGCGTTCTCACGAACAAATACGCGGAGGGCTATCCCGGAAGGCGCTACTACGGCGGTTGCGATGTGGTGGACCGCGCGGAGACCTTCGCTATCGAAAGAGCCAAGAAACTGTTTGGAGCGGATCATGCAAATGTGCAGCCCCATGCGGGTAGTCAGGCGAATGCAGCGGTCTATTTGGCTTCCCTCGACGCTGGAGATCGGATCTTAACGATGAACCTCTCAGACGGTGGGCACCTTACCCATGGTCATCCTATGAACTTCAGTGGAAAGCTTTATACCGTCGAAAACTATGGTGTAGAGCCGGAGACCGGTCGCATAGACTATGATAAGGTAGCTGCTCGCGCGAAGGAGTTTCAGCCAAAAATGATCACCGTGGGTGCCTCTGCCTATGCGCGCGAAATCGATTTTGGCCGGATGGGAGAAATCGCAAGGGAGAACGGAGCGTTGCTTCTTGCCGACATCGCGCACATCGCAGGTCTTGTGGCTGCGGGGGAACATCCATCCCCAGTCCCCCACGCAGATTTCGTGACGACCACGACTCACAAAACACTGCGTGGACCGCGGGGGGGTCTCATTCTCTGCAAAGAAGAATGGGCAAAGAAAATCGACTCGGCTGTTTTTCCAGGTACTCAAGGCGGACCGCTCATGCACGTGATCGCGGCGAAGGCGGTCTGCTTTGGCGAAGCCATGAAAGACGAATTCAAGGCTTATCAAGCGGAGGTGAAAGCAAACGCTAAAACTCTTGCGGCCTTTCTGGCGGATAATGGGCATACTCTCGTGAGCGGCGGAACGGACAATCACCTTTGCCTGATCGACCTGAGAGGGACCGACCCGGAACTAACGGGAAAGATTGCTCAAAACCGTTTGGACGAGGCCAACATCACCACCAACCGAAATACGGTTCCCGGTGAGACTCGGAGTCCTTTTCAGACCAGCGGGCTACGGCTGGGGACACCTGCCGTGACCAGTCGAGGAATGGGTGAAGAGGAAATGATAGCGATCGGGGGCGCGATCGACACAGTCCTCCGAGCACCTGACAGCAGCGACGCGGTCAGGGAGGCCAAAGAGATTGCTCTGGAACTTTGCAGCCGCTTTCCGCTGCCCTACGGCGGATCGTCCTGA
- a CDS encoding low molecular weight protein arginine phosphatase: protein MTEEPSIITVVCTANTCRSPMAAGLLRHALDGEDNKPPFRVDSAGIASQPGTKASENSIIAMKKVGIDLSKHKSSQLTPEQITQSAAVFCMTSAHLRMIEALFPTHNGQLRLFREYASSGSKEVPDPFGGDLDEYVKCRDSLLDAIPGMLRFLYQEVFPQRGG from the coding sequence GTGACGGAGGAGCCATCCATTATTACTGTTGTTTGCACTGCGAACACTTGCCGTAGTCCAATGGCCGCCGGGCTTCTCCGCCACGCACTTGATGGTGAGGACAACAAGCCGCCCTTCCGGGTAGACTCAGCTGGCATCGCTTCTCAGCCTGGAACGAAAGCCTCGGAGAACTCGATTATCGCCATGAAAAAGGTAGGAATCGACCTCTCTAAGCACAAGAGCTCTCAATTGACCCCCGAGCAAATCACCCAATCTGCAGCTGTCTTTTGTATGACTTCCGCGCACCTCCGCATGATAGAGGCTCTTTTTCCCACTCACAACGGCCAACTACGCCTCTTTCGCGAGTATGCCTCGTCTGGAAGTAAGGAAGTTCCCGACCCGTTCGGAGGAGACCTCGACGAATATGTGAAGTGTCGCGATAGTTTGCTGGATGCCATTCCCGGTATGCTTCGCTTTCTTTACCAAGAGGTCTTCCCACAAAGAGGAGGTTGA
- a CDS encoding ribonuclease HII — MEILWQHDLSWKRTGGGLIGVDEAGRGCLAGPVFAAAVYLPESLFSMPWTALAAPHVDDSKKLSEKERGVARDYLSNQGASLGILSSVGVSTVAEIEEHNILGATTLAMSKALKALSVPLQAEEQSLFERTAHTYPSILVDGRPLKKFPFSHEALVKGDSRSLAIALASVVAKVGRDRWMSQASKSYPQYGWERNKGYGTAVHRRALLEHGPSPQHRRLFLRKILQEQ, encoded by the coding sequence ATGGAGATTCTATGGCAACACGATCTTTCTTGGAAGAGGACGGGTGGAGGGTTAATCGGCGTCGATGAAGCGGGCCGAGGTTGCTTGGCCGGCCCGGTGTTTGCTGCGGCCGTCTACCTACCCGAATCACTCTTTTCCATGCCGTGGACGGCACTTGCCGCTCCACACGTCGACGATTCAAAAAAGCTCTCTGAGAAAGAGCGGGGAGTCGCTCGCGACTATTTATCGAATCAAGGAGCATCTCTGGGAATTCTCTCATCGGTGGGAGTCTCCACTGTCGCTGAGATAGAAGAGCACAACATTCTTGGAGCAACTACACTAGCAATGAGCAAAGCCCTCAAAGCGCTCTCGGTTCCACTTCAAGCCGAAGAGCAATCTCTGTTCGAAAGAACCGCTCATACCTACCCATCCATTCTTGTTGATGGACGACCGCTGAAAAAGTTCCCTTTTTCTCATGAAGCACTCGTCAAAGGTGATAGCCGATCACTAGCCATCGCTTTAGCCTCTGTAGTTGCAAAAGTTGGACGGGACCGCTGGATGTCTCAGGCCAGCAAGTCTTACCCTCAGTACGGGTGGGAGCGGAACAAAGGATATGGAACCGCAGTGCATCGCCGAGCCCTGCTGGAACACGGACCATCCCCGCAGCACAGAAGACTCTTTCTAAGAAAGATTCTTCAAGAGCAGTGA
- a CDS encoding helix-hairpin-helix domain-containing protein, protein MDFDLAIQLHRRLSSVLTTVLRSAFAGLFLSLLPCVASAADWETLEGVRLDRGSFADGDSFRVRYDGEEYTFRLFYVDTPETNDRYPERVQGQARYFSISSRKAMELGEEAADFVQDFLSGSFTVYTDWSDGWGATTRYRAIVEKDGKNLAEELVQRGLARASGFVPDTPWPGLSGTVWEYRSELEEMERQAKRRGVGGWSEQAKPAIGEDRDLTNPNGLVDINSADQDALEALPRIGPVLASRIISMRPFFSLEELEYVSGISFGTIEDLRPLVIVIPPPLIPNTANYLRENARFYLDSSIRVQVERLDPLKDAAPEGFSVADAYTIGEGTRGGKMRLFAPTQNMKFAVQRFSQSATPLEIRAWLRDYEGELILVIYP, encoded by the coding sequence CGGTCCTGACCACGGTCCTTCGTTCAGCATTTGCAGGACTGTTTCTTTCACTACTTCCTTGCGTGGCCTCTGCTGCGGATTGGGAAACCTTGGAAGGGGTCCGCTTGGATCGAGGTTCTTTCGCTGATGGAGACTCTTTCCGGGTGCGCTACGACGGGGAAGAGTATACCTTCCGGCTCTTTTACGTAGATACTCCGGAGACAAATGATCGCTATCCGGAACGAGTGCAGGGACAGGCCCGCTACTTTTCAATTTCATCCAGAAAGGCTATGGAATTGGGAGAAGAAGCGGCTGATTTCGTACAGGATTTCCTTTCTGGATCATTTACGGTTTACACCGATTGGAGCGACGGCTGGGGGGCCACCACACGCTATCGTGCAATCGTTGAGAAAGATGGGAAAAACCTTGCTGAAGAACTGGTTCAGCGAGGTCTGGCGCGAGCTTCCGGTTTTGTGCCGGATACGCCATGGCCCGGTCTCAGCGGAACCGTTTGGGAATACCGTTCTGAATTGGAGGAAATGGAACGACAAGCCAAACGAAGAGGAGTTGGTGGATGGTCTGAACAAGCAAAACCAGCGATAGGTGAGGATCGAGATCTCACGAATCCGAACGGGTTGGTTGACATCAATTCTGCTGATCAGGACGCTCTTGAAGCCTTACCAAGAATAGGACCTGTTCTCGCTTCAAGGATCATATCGATGCGTCCCTTCTTTAGCCTCGAAGAGCTTGAGTATGTCTCAGGGATCTCGTTTGGCACCATCGAGGATCTTAGGCCCTTAGTCATCGTAATTCCACCCCCGCTCATCCCCAACACGGCAAATTACCTTCGCGAAAACGCACGATTCTATTTGGATTCTTCGATCCGGGTTCAGGTCGAGCGACTGGATCCCCTAAAAGATGCGGCACCGGAAGGATTTTCAGTAGCAGATGCCTATACAATCGGCGAAGGAACGAGAGGGGGTAAGATGCGCCTTTTTGCCCCCACACAGAATATGAAATTTGCGGTGCAAAGATTTTCTCAGTCGGCAACACCACTCGAGATTCGTGCCTGGCTGCGGGACTACGAAGGCGAGCTGATCCTCGTGATCTATCCATAG